One window of the Aptenodytes patagonicus chromosome 5, bAptPat1.pri.cur, whole genome shotgun sequence genome contains the following:
- the KIF2C gene encoding kinesin-like protein KIF2C isoform X1, with product MSVITEPQCSLQENEMGVDPCTSTQTRNNSSVPAGQTRTSRLSCAPEASLTNVNGNTGDHLPAARMSSSVSPVRRRSNIVKEMEKMKNKREEKRAQISEIRTKRAQEFDSSCPNWEFARMIKEFRATLDCQPISITDPIEEHRICVCVRKRPLNKQELLKKECDVITVPSKCVLLVHEPKQKVDLTKYLETQAFRFDFSFDESSSNEMVYRFTARPLVETIFEGGKATCFAYGQTGSGKTHTMGGDFSGRAQNASKGIYAFASQDVFLLLNQPRYRSQGLEVYVTFFEIYNGKVFDLLNKKAKLRVLEDGKQQVQVVGLQERQVGCAEDVIRMIEMGSACRTSGQTFANASSSRSHACFQIILRRRGKLLGKFSLVDLAGNERGADTSSADRQTRMEGAEINKSLLALKECIRALGQNKSHTPFRESKLTQVLRDSFIGTNSRTCMIAMISPGMSSCEYTLNTLRYADRVKELSPHNGGGETQNQMETENEETETSGEGSGYNLSKDEEEDISPHMFNFREAMTQISEREEKVVEQLRELRQRMTTELDYLLGITEQPDYDLETFVSRAKHFVEENSRNFLSVRETLDALGAAMQLEEQASKQMSRQRP from the exons ATGTCTGTTATCACAGAACCTCAGTGCAGCCTCCAGGAAAATGAGATGGGGGTGGATCCCTGCACTTCTACACAAACTAGAAACAATTCATCGGTTCCTG CTGGCCAAACCAGGACTAGCAGGCTGAGCTGTGCTCCAGAAGCCTCACTGACAAATGTAAATGGAAATACAGGGGATCATCTGCCTGCTGCTAGAATGAGCTCTTCAGTGAGCCCAG TTCGGAGAAGATCTAACATTgtgaaagagatggagaaaatgaaaaacaagagagaagaaaagagagctCAAATTAGTGAAATCAGGACAAAGCGTGCACAG GAATTTGACAGCAGCTGTCCAAACTGGGAGTTTGCACGGATGATCAAGGAATTCAGAGCAACTTTAGACTGCCAGCCAATATCTATAACTGACCCA ATAGAAGAACATCGGATTTGTGTCTGTGTGAGGAAGCGCCCTCTCAATAAACAAG AACTTCTAAAAAAGGAATGTGATGTGATTACTGTTCCGAGCAAGTGCGTCCTGCTGGTGCACGAGCCAAAGCAGAAAGTGGACCTAACAAAATACCTTGAAACCCAAGCATTTAGATTTGACTTTTCATTTGATGAATCCTCTTCTAATGAAATGGTATACAG GTTCACTGCTAGACCTCTTGTAGAGACCATCTTTGAGGGTGGGAAGGCGACATGCTTTGCATATGGCCAGACAGGCAGTGGCAAGACACAT ACTATGGGCGGAGACTTCTCCGGGAGAGCACAGAATGCCTCAAAGGGCATATATGCTTTTGCAT CACAAGATGTCTTCCTCCTTCTAAACCAGCCCAGGTACAGGAGTCAGGGCCTGGAAGTCTATGTGACTTTCTTTGAAATATACAATGGAAag GTGTTTGACCTCTTGAATAAGAAGGCAAAGCTTCGAGTCCTGGAGGACGGCAAGCAGCAGGTCCAGGTCGTTGGTCTCCAAGAGAGACAAGTCGGCTGTGCTGAGGATGTCATCAGAATGATTGAGATGGGCAGTGCCTGCAG GACATCTGGGCAGACTTTTGCAAACGCTAGCTCTTCACGGTCACATGCCTGCTTCCAAATTATACTACGCCGAAGAGGGAAACTGCTTGGCAAATTTTCTTTAGTGGATCTGGCAGGAAATGAGAGGGGTGCAGACACATCTAGTGCTGATCGGCAGACACGAATGGAAGGTGCAGAAATCAATAAGAGCTTGCTGGCTTTGAAG GAATGTATCCGAGCTTTAGGGCAGAACAAATCTCATACCCCTTTCCGGGAGAGCAAGCTGACCCAGGTGCTAAGAGACTCTTTCATAGGAACAAACTCAAGGACCTGTATG aTAGCAATGATTTCTCCAGGCATGAGTTCGTGTGAGTACACGTTAAACACACTGAGATACGCTGACAG AGTGAAAGAGCTCAGCCCTCATAATGGAGGTGGTGAAACACAGAATCAGATGGAGACTGAGAATGAGGAAACAGAGACAAGTGGAGAAGGCTCAGGTTACAAT CTCTccaaggatgaggaggaagataTCTCTCCCCACATGTTCAACTTTCGTGAGGCTATGACTCAAATTAGTGAACGGGAGGAGAAGGTTGTAGAACAGCTTAGAGAACTGAGACAG AGAATGACGACTGAACTTGACTACCTCTTGGGAATCACAGAGCAACCAGACTATGATCTCGAGACCTTTGTGAGCAGAGCTAAGCACTTCGTAGAGGAGAACTCAAGAAACTTCCTTAGTGTCAGAG AAACGTTGGATGCCCTGGGGGCTGCCATGCAACTGGAGGAGCAAGCCAGCAAGCAGATGAGCCGGCAGAGGCCTTAG
- the KIF2C gene encoding kinesin-like protein KIF2C isoform X2 — protein MSVITEPQCSLQENEMGVDPCTSTQTRNNSSVPVRRRSNIVKEMEKMKNKREEKRAQISEIRTKRAQEFDSSCPNWEFARMIKEFRATLDCQPISITDPIEEHRICVCVRKRPLNKQELLKKECDVITVPSKCVLLVHEPKQKVDLTKYLETQAFRFDFSFDESSSNEMVYRFTARPLVETIFEGGKATCFAYGQTGSGKTHTMGGDFSGRAQNASKGIYAFASQDVFLLLNQPRYRSQGLEVYVTFFEIYNGKVFDLLNKKAKLRVLEDGKQQVQVVGLQERQVGCAEDVIRMIEMGSACRTSGQTFANASSSRSHACFQIILRRRGKLLGKFSLVDLAGNERGADTSSADRQTRMEGAEINKSLLALKECIRALGQNKSHTPFRESKLTQVLRDSFIGTNSRTCMIAMISPGMSSCEYTLNTLRYADRVKELSPHNGGGETQNQMETENEETETSGEGSGYNLSKDEEEDISPHMFNFREAMTQISEREEKVVEQLRELRQRMTTELDYLLGITEQPDYDLETFVSRAKHFVEENSRNFLSVRETLDALGAAMQLEEQASKQMSRQRP, from the exons ATGTCTGTTATCACAGAACCTCAGTGCAGCCTCCAGGAAAATGAGATGGGGGTGGATCCCTGCACTTCTACACAAACTAGAAACAATTCATCGGTTCCTG TTCGGAGAAGATCTAACATTgtgaaagagatggagaaaatgaaaaacaagagagaagaaaagagagctCAAATTAGTGAAATCAGGACAAAGCGTGCACAG GAATTTGACAGCAGCTGTCCAAACTGGGAGTTTGCACGGATGATCAAGGAATTCAGAGCAACTTTAGACTGCCAGCCAATATCTATAACTGACCCA ATAGAAGAACATCGGATTTGTGTCTGTGTGAGGAAGCGCCCTCTCAATAAACAAG AACTTCTAAAAAAGGAATGTGATGTGATTACTGTTCCGAGCAAGTGCGTCCTGCTGGTGCACGAGCCAAAGCAGAAAGTGGACCTAACAAAATACCTTGAAACCCAAGCATTTAGATTTGACTTTTCATTTGATGAATCCTCTTCTAATGAAATGGTATACAG GTTCACTGCTAGACCTCTTGTAGAGACCATCTTTGAGGGTGGGAAGGCGACATGCTTTGCATATGGCCAGACAGGCAGTGGCAAGACACAT ACTATGGGCGGAGACTTCTCCGGGAGAGCACAGAATGCCTCAAAGGGCATATATGCTTTTGCAT CACAAGATGTCTTCCTCCTTCTAAACCAGCCCAGGTACAGGAGTCAGGGCCTGGAAGTCTATGTGACTTTCTTTGAAATATACAATGGAAag GTGTTTGACCTCTTGAATAAGAAGGCAAAGCTTCGAGTCCTGGAGGACGGCAAGCAGCAGGTCCAGGTCGTTGGTCTCCAAGAGAGACAAGTCGGCTGTGCTGAGGATGTCATCAGAATGATTGAGATGGGCAGTGCCTGCAG GACATCTGGGCAGACTTTTGCAAACGCTAGCTCTTCACGGTCACATGCCTGCTTCCAAATTATACTACGCCGAAGAGGGAAACTGCTTGGCAAATTTTCTTTAGTGGATCTGGCAGGAAATGAGAGGGGTGCAGACACATCTAGTGCTGATCGGCAGACACGAATGGAAGGTGCAGAAATCAATAAGAGCTTGCTGGCTTTGAAG GAATGTATCCGAGCTTTAGGGCAGAACAAATCTCATACCCCTTTCCGGGAGAGCAAGCTGACCCAGGTGCTAAGAGACTCTTTCATAGGAACAAACTCAAGGACCTGTATG aTAGCAATGATTTCTCCAGGCATGAGTTCGTGTGAGTACACGTTAAACACACTGAGATACGCTGACAG AGTGAAAGAGCTCAGCCCTCATAATGGAGGTGGTGAAACACAGAATCAGATGGAGACTGAGAATGAGGAAACAGAGACAAGTGGAGAAGGCTCAGGTTACAAT CTCTccaaggatgaggaggaagataTCTCTCCCCACATGTTCAACTTTCGTGAGGCTATGACTCAAATTAGTGAACGGGAGGAGAAGGTTGTAGAACAGCTTAGAGAACTGAGACAG AGAATGACGACTGAACTTGACTACCTCTTGGGAATCACAGAGCAACCAGACTATGATCTCGAGACCTTTGTGAGCAGAGCTAAGCACTTCGTAGAGGAGAACTCAAGAAACTTCCTTAGTGTCAGAG AAACGTTGGATGCCCTGGGGGCTGCCATGCAACTGGAGGAGCAAGCCAGCAAGCAGATGAGCCGGCAGAGGCCTTAG